GGTCACAACTGCTTCTGGGGAGAAAGCTGCTGGTGGCGGGGACTGTCCGGATTCATCAAGGAATGCTTGCGGCCGTAGCCGAAGTAGATGATCAGTCCGATGACCAGCCACACCACAAAACGCAGCCAGGTTTCCCAATGGAGCTGGAACATGAGGAAGCCGGACGCAAGCATGCCGAAGGCCGGAACCACAGGCATGAACGGCAGCCTGAAGGTGCGGGGCGCATTGGGCTTCTTGTAGCGGAAGATGATGACTGACAAGCACACCACCACGAACGCGGCGAGAATGCCGATATTGGTCAGGTCGGCGACAGCCTTGATGGGAAACACTCCGGCGAGCAGGGCCGAGGCGACGCCTGCGATCCAGGTGACGCGCTGCGGAGTACCGTGCTTGTCGGTCCCGGCAAACCAGCCCGGTAGCAGACCATCGCGGCTCATCGAGAACCAGACGCGGGTGACGCCCAGGAGGAAGGTCAGCATCACGGTCAGGATGGACAGGACCGCGAACACGGAAATGATGGTGGCGATGACGGGCAAGCCAACGCCGCTGAAGGCGGAGGCGAAACCGGCCGTCGGGTTGATGTCCTTGTAGTTCTGCATACCGGTGAGCACCAAAGTTGCCGCAACGTACAGGAGCATCGCAATGACAAGCGAGAGGACGATCGCCTTCGGCATGTGCTTCTTGCCATCAGTCGCTTCCTCCGCGGCTGTACTCATGGCGTCGTAGCCGAACACTGCGAAGAAGACCGTTGCAGACCCGGCCAGTACCGGACCGAAGCCGCTGGGCATGAACGGGTTGTAGTTGTTGGTGTTGATGTAGAAGATGCCCAAGCCAATGATGAACAGGATGAGCACCACTTTGATGGCCACCGCAACCAATTCGAAACGGCCGAACGCCTTGGTTCCGCGGCTTAGGATCCAGGTGACCAACAAGCAGACCAGGATGGCCGGAAGGTTGATGACCCCGCCCTTTCCCTCGTCCACGGTTGAGGTCATCCAGGTGGGCATGTGGACGCCGATCCCCGAGAGAAAGGCATCGAAGTAGCCGGAAATGCCGATCGCGACGACAGCGACTATCGCGATGTACTCGAGCAGCAGATCCCAGCCGATGAACCAGCCAATGACCTCGCCGAGGGCAACGTAGCCGTAGGTGTAGGCGGATCCGGCGCGGGGGATCATGCCCGCGAATTCTGCGTAGGAAAGTGCCGCGGCCGCTGATGCAAGGCCCGCGACCAGGAACGAGATCAGCACAGCGGGTCCGACTCCGGGGGTGTCCGCGCTTCCGTGTGCCACGAGACCGGCCAAGGAGAAGATCCCGACGCCGATGATGCCGCCGACGCCGATGGCGGTCAGCTGCCAGAGGCCCAGGCTCTTGAAGAGCCCGCTGTGTTTGCTTTCCTCCTCGATGTCGTCAATGGGTTTCTTCCTCATGATCGAACGGACGAGTGTTTCTTGATTCACCGTGTTACTCCTGCCTGTGGGCGTGGACGAATTAGGGCTGAAGAAAAGTATGCGACCTGAATCACATTGGATAAAGTGATTTTTGCTGAGTGGTATTGATCCGTTTTGCTGATCTTTCGGGTAAGTCACCCGGGTGGTGGCGTCTGCGGGCACAAAAAAAGCAGCTCCGGCGGAGCTGCTTGGATGGTGTCATTGCGAGGAAATGGAGCGGACGACGAGATTCGAACTCGCGACATCCACCTTGGCAAGGTGGTGCTCTACCAGCTGAGCTACGTCCGCACATGACGATCATCCGGCCGGGCCGGACTTTCATCAACAAGCAAGTTGCCTTGCCTTGGTGGGCGATACTGGGATCGAACCAGTGACCTCTTCCGTGTCAGGGAAGCGCGCTACCGCTGCGCCAATCGCCCGGATCGGCATAAGCCGGCCGGCCCGTTTCCGGGACCTTGAAATACGAGAGCGGACGACGAGATTCGAACTCGCGACATCCACCTTGGCAAGGTGGTGCTCTACCAGCTGAGCTACGTCCGCACATGACGATCATCCGGCCGGGCCGGACTTTCATCAACAAGCAAGTTGCCTTGCCTTGGTGGGCGATACTGGGATCGAACCAGTGACCTCTTCCGTGTCAGGGAAGCGCGCTACCGCTGCGCCAATCGCCCAAATGCAATCCGGCCTGGACCGGAAACCAAGGTTTTCACCGAGGTGGGTACGGGATTCGAACCCGTGTATACGGCTTTGCAGGCCGCTGCCTCGCCTCTCGGCCAACCCACCGTGTAAGCACCATTCCTGGGGTTCCAAGAAATCAATGCCGTGACAGTGTCCTGCGAGCGGACGACGAGATTCGAACTCGCGACATCCACCTTGGCAAGGTGGTGCTCTACCAGCTGAGCTACGTCCGCATAGTCTTCTTCGACGGCCTGCCCGCAGGGGGCATTCCGTCGCTTTCCGACGAGTAAAAACTCTATAGGAGGTTCCGGGAAACTCCAAATCGATCTGTTCGAATCGCAGGCAATGGGCTCAAGTTCCTTGAATTGGCGCGGATTTTTCGAGTTACACGAGTGTGATTCGTGGGCTTTTTCCTTGTTGTTGCCTAGCCGGTCGAGCCGATACTTTCCGGATTTTTGAATTCCGGCCAGGGTCGGCTAGTCTTCTTGTGCACGGGCGATTGGCGCAGTGGTAGCGCGCTTCGTTCACACCGAAGAGGTCACTGGTTCGAACCCAGTATCGCCCACCAAGTAGAGGTCCTGTGCGAAACATTGTTCATGTTTCGCACAGGACCTCTTGTCGTTGCCACGAGTTCTTGCTTTACGCCCATCGAGGCCCGATTATGCGCGAGGCGCCGCCCTGACCACCCGGTTCCTGCCGAGCGACTTGGCTTGGTAAAGGGCAGTGTCGGCGGCGGCGATCATCGCTGTGAGGTCGACTGCGCCGAACTGGGTTGAAGTGACCCCGTAACTCACCGTCGGAAGATGGATGTCGTCGAGGTTTTTGCTTGCCGCCAATGTGCGATTGATGTCGGCCGCGATGCTTTCGGCCCGCTCCTGGCTGGCTCCCGGCAAGAGCAGGATGAATTCTTCGCCCCCGTATCGTCCGACCAGGTCAGTGGATCGTACGGACTCGGAGCACGCAGCAGCGAATGCCTGAAGGGCGGCGTCACCGGCGGCATGACCAAACTCGTCGTTGATCGCTTTGAAGTGGTCCAAGTCAGCCAGGATCAAGGAGGCGACGGAATTTGTGGTGTGCAGTCGCTCGAGTTCCTTGGTGGCCAGGTCCATGAACGTGCCACGGTTGAGGAGCCCGGTCAGGTTGTCGCGTGCAGCGCGTTCGCTGAGCTGGTTGATCAA
This genomic interval from Arthrobacter sp. FW306-2-2C-D06B contains the following:
- a CDS encoding amino acid permease, coding for MRKKPIDDIEEESKHSGLFKSLGLWQLTAIGVGGIIGVGIFSLAGLVAHGSADTPGVGPAVLISFLVAGLASAAAALSYAEFAGMIPRAGSAYTYGYVALGEVIGWFIGWDLLLEYIAIVAVVAIGISGYFDAFLSGIGVHMPTWMTSTVDEGKGGVINLPAILVCLLVTWILSRGTKAFGRFELVAVAIKVVLILFIIGLGIFYINTNNYNPFMPSGFGPVLAGSATVFFAVFGYDAMSTAAEEATDGKKHMPKAIVLSLVIAMLLYVAATLVLTGMQNYKDINPTAGFASAFSGVGLPVIATIISVFAVLSILTVMLTFLLGVTRVWFSMSRDGLLPGWFAGTDKHGTPQRVTWIAGVASALLAGVFPIKAVADLTNIGILAAFVVVCLSVIIFRYKKPNAPRTFRLPFMPVVPAFGMLASGFLMFQLHWETWLRFVVWLVIGLIIYFGYGRKHSLMNPDSPRHQQLSPQKQL